A DNA window from Lepidochelys kempii isolate rLepKem1 unplaced genomic scaffold, rLepKem1.hap2 scaffold_54, whole genome shotgun sequence contains the following coding sequences:
- the LOC140904635 gene encoding uncharacterized protein isoform X7, with product MVSENKEDHPQRGGPEQMEAQRTLLGRSEGDISWIPEQGEACENQHRPEAQQGASSWEREQGKSTDQGVGLKDLPEDLIQPGICSKGKPYKCAECGKIFSNDSSLIVHRRVHTGERPYNCSECGKSFTRSSTLVVHQRVHTEEKPYKCPDCGKSFKRSSTLISHQKIHTGERPYNCLECGKGFSERSNLNKHQRIHTGEKPYNCLECGKSFTWSSHLIKHQRMHTGKMPYHCPDCGKGFSDSSAVMRHQRIHTGERPYKCLECGKSFKQSSNLMNHQIIHTGEKPYYCPECGKGFSRKAHVISHQKIHRPERSFNCLECGENFTSSSDLIKHQKTHTRKTPYKCSVCQKSFMQRSELISHQRAHTAKRNYKCSVCGKSYKGKVFLASHQKLHIG from the coding sequence atggtgagtgagaacAAGGAGGATCATCCTCAGCGGGGAGGTCCTGAGCAAATGGAAGCACAGAGAACACTATTGGGAAGATCTGAAGGGGACATTTCCTGGATTCCTGAGCAGGGAGAAGCCTGCGAAAATCAGCACAGACCAGAGGCGCAGCAGGGAGCCTCCTCATGGGAGAGAGAACAGGGTAAATCCACTGACCAAGGGGTTGGTTTGAAGGACCTTCCTGAAGACCTGATCCAGCCAGGAATCTGCAGTAAAGGGAAACCATACAAATGTGCTGAGTGCGGAAAAATCTTCAGTAATGACTCATCCCTGATTGTTCATCGgagagtccacacaggagagagaccctataactGCTCAGAGTGTGGGAAATCCTTCACTCGGAGCTCCACCCTTGTTGTGCATCAGAGAGTGCACACAgaagagaaaccctataaatgccccgactgcgggaaaagcttcaagcGGAGCTCAACCCTTATTTCACACCagaaaatccacacaggagagagaccttatAACTGCCTTGAATGTGGGAAAGGCTTCAGTGAACGCTCAAACCTAAacaaacatcagagaatccatacaggagagaaaccctataattGCCTTGAGTGCGGGAAAAGTTTCACTTGGAGTTCACACCTCATTAAACATCAGAGAATGCACACTGGAAAGATGCCCTATCATTGCCCTGACTGTGGGAAAGGCTTCAGTGACAGCTCAGCTGTTATGAGGCATCAGAGGATCCATAccggagagagaccctataaatgccttgagtgtgggaaaagcttcaagcagagctcaaacCTTATGAATCATCAGATAATACACACAGGAGAAAAACCCTATtactgccctgagtgtgggaaggggttcaGTCGGAAGGCTCACGTCATTTCACACCAGAAAATACACAGGCCAGAGAGATCCTTTAACTGCCTTGAGTGTGGGGAAAACTTCACTAGCAGCTCTGACCTCATTAAACATCAGAAAACCCACACTAGAAAGACACCATATAAATGTTCTGTCTGTCAGAAAAGCTTCATGCAGAGGTCAGAACTTATTTCACATCAGAGAGCTCACACAGCAAAGAGAAACTATAAATGTTCTGTCTGTGGGAAAAGCTACAAGGGGAAGGTCTTTCTAGCGTCCCATCAGAAACTCCACATAGGCTAG